In Leptospira sp. WS58.C1, a single genomic region encodes these proteins:
- the ispH gene encoding 4-hydroxy-3-methylbut-2-enyl diphosphate reductase — translation MLEKIYLANPRGFCAGVKYAISYVEQVQSNSKEQIYVRKEIVHNRRVVEDMKKRGIKFINELGEAPDGSTVVFSAHGVSPEVVEEAKRRGMKIGDATCPLVTRVHRKARRYKDSHQIIYIGHQGHDEAIGTMGEARMFLVESPEDVQKLVGKLDTSKPITYLMQTTLSVADTKLVVEKIAELFPSVEHPAKDDICYATTERQEAVSSMMETIDAMMVIGADNSSNSLRLLQLAKKSKPSSFKVSSLEELNKDYIADSGIKILGITAGASTPQILVDEIISKLIQFYPEAVLDLFPGSREDSMSFKLPANLLM, via the coding sequence ATGCTCGAAAAAATCTATCTCGCGAATCCCCGCGGTTTCTGTGCCGGAGTTAAATACGCAATTTCTTATGTGGAACAGGTCCAATCCAATTCCAAGGAACAGATCTATGTCCGCAAAGAGATCGTCCATAACCGAAGAGTCGTGGAAGATATGAAAAAAAGAGGGATCAAATTTATTAACGAACTGGGGGAAGCACCGGACGGCTCCACAGTGGTTTTCTCCGCTCATGGAGTTTCTCCCGAAGTGGTAGAAGAAGCGAAGCGTAGGGGAATGAAGATTGGGGACGCTACCTGCCCCCTGGTGACTAGAGTTCACAGAAAAGCACGTAGATATAAGGATTCTCACCAGATCATTTATATAGGCCACCAGGGTCATGACGAAGCAATAGGAACTATGGGAGAAGCCAGGATGTTCTTAGTGGAATCCCCGGAAGATGTCCAAAAACTAGTCGGAAAATTGGACACAAGCAAACCGATTACGTATCTGATGCAGACTACTTTGTCCGTAGCGGATACAAAATTGGTAGTGGAAAAGATTGCGGAATTATTCCCAAGTGTTGAGCATCCAGCGAAAGACGATATCTGTTACGCTACTACGGAAAGGCAAGAAGCTGTTTCTTCTATGATGGAAACGATAGACGCAATGATGGTGATCGGGGCCGATAATAGTTCCAACTCACTTAGGCTCCTACAATTGGCCAAAAAATCCAAACCTTCCTCTTTCAAGGTCAGTTCTTTAGAAGAATTAAATAAGGATTATATAGCCGACTCCGGGATCAAGATCCTGGGGATCACAGCGGGAGCTTCTACTCCCCAGATCTTAGTGGATGAGATCATTTCCAAGCTCATACAATTCTATCCGGAAGCTGTTCTGGATCTTTTCCCCGGTTCGAGGGAGGACTCCATGAGCTTTAAATTGCCTGCAAATCTCCTCATGTAG